The following coding sequences are from one Culex quinquefasciatus strain JHB chromosome 1, VPISU_Cqui_1.0_pri_paternal, whole genome shotgun sequence window:
- the LOC6046440 gene encoding ficolin-1, whose protein sequence is MLFAIVGLLVVAGEILAGPNSTTGCNCGFGYELLEHRLEQMELKKQKEFEVQSDLLESMVKGLTALTRQTSQMLNRQINHQKRIIESCEDVTTSGRYRLQLPNQPTPITVICEMEPLDGGWLVIQRRSPGSINFNRSWTEYREGFGNAGQFGEFWLGLETIHQLTKAGDQELLVQLKNETGHYEYGRYKRFQVAGADQKYRLSPLVEFSGAIGEKLNISRDEAFSTYDKDNDQWTDGNCAQKYGGGWWFYKCGYTSLNGPYKKDNNTGRGIFWDGWTDAATYSRMLIRRR, encoded by the exons ATGCTGTTTGCTATCGTAGGTCTACTAGTAGTTGCTGGAGAAATACTGGCTGGTCCAAATTCTACTACAGGATGCAACTGTGGCTTTGGGTACGAACTGCTGGAGCATCGTCTGGAGCAAATGGAACTAAAGAAGCAAAAGGA aTTTGAAGTTCAGAGTGATCTTTTGGAAAGTATGGTCAAAGGTTTGACCGCCTTGACTCGGCAAACCAG CCAGATGCTTAACCGTCAAATAAATCATCAAAAGCGCATCATCGAATCCTGCGAGGACGTCACCACTTCGGGAAGGTATCGTCTCCAGTTGCCAAATCAGCCAACTCCAATCACCGTAATCTGTGAAATGGAACCCTTAGACGGGGGCTGGCTAGTGATTCAGCGTCGCTCCCCAGGTTCCATCAACTTCAACCGGAGCTGGACCGAGTACCGGGAAGGGTTTGGGAACGCTGGCCAGTTTGGAGAGTTCTGGCTAGGGCTCGAAACGATCCATCAGTTGACGAAGGCGGGAGATCAAGAGCTGTTGGTGCAACTGAAGAACGAAACCGGCCATTACGAGTATGGTCGCTACAAGCGGTTCCAGGTGGCCGGAGCAGACCAAAAGTACAGGTTGTCCCCCTTGGTAGAGTTTAGCGGGGCGATTGGGGAAAAGTTGAACATTAGCAGAGATGAGGCGTTTTCAACCTACGACAAAGACAACGATCAGTGGACCGATGGAAATTGTGCCCAGAAATATGGTGGTGGATGGTGGTTTTACAAGTGCGGTTACAC GTCACTCAACGGACCATATAAGAAAGACAACAACACTGGACGGGGGATTTTCTGGGACGGATGGACTGATGCTGCCACGTATAGTAGGATGTTGATACGACGCAGATAA
- the LOC6046438 gene encoding angiopoietin-related protein 1 yields the protein MFQMFVLLLLLASSARSTANNSSENALGYELLEYRLEYLQKSHDKTSDQLSQILAKHYTMIKRLLNGVLIMTNHSSQLLEAHLRVQQPALVESCRQVDRSGRYTFQLSLSSAPFWVFCEANSFDGGWLVVQQRLDGAVAFNRSWADYRTGFGVVGGASEFWLGLEQLHQLTDNGRYELVVEVRKESGLYGYARYSEFKVAGEGEHYGLIKLGNYFGTVGDELRYHLGKKFSTFDSDNDNWKEGNCAKRYGGGWWYSGCAYSILNGPFEKDAKTGWGIFWTNWSQAATYSRMMIRRK from the exons ATGTTCCAGATGTTTGTACTGCTACTCCTGCTAGCGAGCAGTGCCAGATCAACTGCCAACAATTCAAGTGAGAATGCACTTGGCTACGAGTTACTCGAATACCGTTTGGAGTATTTGCAGAAAAG TCATGACAAAACCTCCGACCAGCTGTCGCAAATTCTCGCCAAGCACTACACGATGATCAAGCGGCTCCTGAACGGCGTCCTGATCATGACCAATCACTCCAGCCAACTGTTGGAGGCCCACCTTAGGGTTCAGCAACCGGCGCTCGTCGAGTCCTGCCGGCAGGTGGACCGCTCCGGAAGGTACACCTTCCAGCTATCCCTTAGCTCGGCACCGTTTTGGGTGTTTTGTGAGGCGAACAGTTTCGACGGTGGTTGGTTGGTGGTTCAGCAACGGTTGGACGGCGCAGTGGCGTTCAACCGTAGCTGGGCCGATTACCGGACGGGGTTTGGAGTGGTTGGTGGGGCGAGTGAGTTTTGGCTGGGCTTGGAGCAGTTGCACCAGCTGACGGACAATGGACGGTACGAGCTGGTGGTTGAGGTGAGGAAGGAGTCGGGACTTTACGGGTATGCGAGGTATTCGGAGTTTAAGGTTGCTGGAGAGGGTGAACATTACGGGCTGATCAAGTTGGGCAATTATTTTGGGACGGTTGGGGACGAGTTGAGGTACCATTTGGGGAAGAAGTTTTCCACCTTTGATAGTGACAACGATAACTGGAAGGAGGGGAATTGTGCCAAGAGGTATGGAGGAGGTTGGTGGTATTCGGGGTGTGCTTACAG cattttaaatggaccATTCGAAAAAGACGCCAAAACTGGTTGGGGAATTTTCTGGACAAATTGGAGCCAAGCAGCAACGTACAGTCGAATGATGATTCGtcgaaaatga